A stretch of Natator depressus isolate rNatDep1 chromosome 2, rNatDep2.hap1, whole genome shotgun sequence DNA encodes these proteins:
- the EN2 gene encoding homeobox protein engrailed-2: MEENDHGPGEDSLEQQQRESSGGSSDAEPNRSRAMILPVVLQAPGNHQHPHRITNFFIDNILRPEFGRRKEGGTCSSGGGSGSSPEQLLLAGRENRRSPSTAPGSGGQLSGAGGGSAGEGEGGSKALALNGGAKKGGDSGALEGALKSRGLSGGDLSVSSDSDSSQASSNTSNQPMLWPAWVYCTRYSDRPSSGPRSRKPKKKNPNKEDKRPRTAFTAEQLQRLKAEFQTNRYLTEQRRQSLAQELSLNESQIKIWFQNKRAKIKKATGNKNTLAVHLMAQGLYNHSTTSKDGKSDSE, from the exons AGCCCAACAGGAGCCGGGCGATGATCCTGCCCGTGGTTCTGCAGGCGCCTGGGAATCACCAGCACCCGCACCGGATCACGAACTTTTTCATAGACAACATCCTGAGGCCGGAGTTCGGGcggaggaaggaaggggggacCTGCAGCAGCGGAGGCGGCAGCGGCAGTAGCCCGGAGCAGCTGCTCTTAGCCGGCAGGGAGAACCGCCGGAGTCCCTCCACGGCGCCGGGGTCTGGGGGGCAACTCAGCGGCGCAGGGGGAGGCTCGGCGGGCGAAGGGGAAGGAGGCTCCAAAGCCCTTGCTCTTAATGGGGGAGCCAAGAAAGGAGGCGACTCCGGGGCCCTGGAAGGAGCCTTGAAATCGCGGGGGCTCAGCGGCGGCGATCTGTCTGTGAGCTCGGACTCTGATAGCTCCCAAGCCAGCTCCAACACCAGTAACCAGCCCATGCTCTGGCCAGCCTGGGTTTACTGTACTAGGTACTCGGACAGGCCTTCTTCAG GCCCCCGGTCTCGTAAACCAAAGAAGAAGAACCCCAACAAAGAAGACAAGCGTCCCAGGACAGCCTTCACTGCGGAGCAGCTGCAGAGGCTGAAAGCGGAGTTTCAGACGAACAGATACTTGACGGAGCAGAGGCGGCAGAGCCTGGCTCAGGAACTCAGCCTCAACGAGTCTCAGATCAAAATCTGGTTTCAGAACAAACGAGCCAAAATCAAGAAAGCCACTGGCAACAAGAACACCCTGGCGGTGCATCTCATGGCACAAGGACTGTACAACCACTCCACCACATCAAAAGACGGCAAGTCAGACAGCGAATAG